In Candidatus Nitronauta litoralis, one DNA window encodes the following:
- a CDS encoding sensor histidine kinase → MTHSKRKPTQSQFSFIQNIAKIASLAIEDQKRKIEIRKLKAKASNEVEDRTQKIREAIRQLQDEIVQRKIMERSLKTSNEKLQNLSNHLENVREEERTRISREIHDELGQMLTTLKMKLAILEERTLEEGFPIQEDIQVMMGLVETTLETVRRISTELRPGILDVLGLSEALEWQAQEFQEQTQIKIHSEIQRLPENLGKELSTTCFRICQEALTNVARHANAKHVTVSLKHEQGKLELIVRDNGKGITNEQLSRITSLGLIGMRERAQNLGGDLNIERAAPNGTEVSFSFPLELA, encoded by the coding sequence TTGACCCATTCAAAAAGAAAACCTACACAATCGCAATTTTCCTTTATTCAGAACATAGCGAAAATAGCAAGCCTAGCGATTGAAGATCAAAAGAGGAAAATTGAAATAAGAAAACTAAAAGCTAAAGCATCAAATGAAGTTGAGGATCGCACACAAAAAATAAGGGAAGCTATCCGGCAATTGCAGGATGAAATCGTTCAGCGAAAAATAATGGAACGAAGCCTGAAAACCTCAAACGAGAAACTCCAAAACCTAAGCAACCACCTCGAAAATGTGCGAGAAGAAGAACGCACCCGGATATCAAGAGAAATCCACGATGAACTTGGGCAGATGTTGACCACATTAAAAATGAAACTGGCAATACTCGAAGAAAGAACTCTCGAGGAAGGATTTCCTATTCAGGAAGACATACAAGTGATGATGGGACTGGTAGAGACAACACTTGAAACAGTCCGCAGAATCTCAACAGAATTACGACCCGGCATCCTTGATGTACTGGGGCTATCAGAAGCTCTTGAATGGCAGGCACAGGAATTTCAAGAACAAACCCAGATTAAAATACACAGTGAAATTCAGCGCTTACCTGAAAACCTCGGAAAGGAACTGTCGACAACCTGTTTCAGAATTTGCCAGGAAGCCTTAACAAACGTTGCCAGGCACGCAAATGCCAAGCATGTCACAGTTTCCCTGAAGCATGAACAAGGAAAGCTCGAGCTTATTGTTCGTGATAACGGCAAGGGCATTACGAACGAACAACTATCAAGAATCACATCTCTAGGATTAATTGGAATGAGAGAAAGAGCCCAAAACCTCGGGGGTGATCTTAATATTGAACGCGCCGCACCAAACGGCACTGAAGTTAGTTTTTCTTTTCCTTTGGAATTAGCCTGA
- a CDS encoding response regulator transcription factor translates to MITTDTIQLLIADDHPIFRQGLKTAFSRFPEFEVIDEAEDGFQLLDKIKNKQYNVLLLDISMPGPNGLELLKQLKKDQPDLPVLILSMYPEDRYAIRFMKAGASGYLTKESPPSQIVDALRKVSQGGKFMSPRLTEKIAYEFLDHEKAPHETLSDREFQVLCMIASGKTVTGIAQELTLSVNTISTHRSRILNKMKMKNNAQLTHYAIQAGLVED, encoded by the coding sequence ATGATTACTACTGACACGATTCAACTGCTGATCGCAGACGACCATCCGATTTTCCGTCAAGGTTTAAAAACCGCCTTCTCTCGGTTTCCAGAATTTGAGGTCATCGATGAAGCTGAAGATGGATTTCAACTTCTGGACAAAATCAAAAACAAACAGTACAACGTTTTGCTTCTGGATATTTCAATGCCTGGGCCAAACGGGCTTGAACTTCTAAAGCAACTTAAAAAGGATCAACCTGATCTTCCTGTTTTGATTTTAAGTATGTATCCGGAAGATCGCTATGCGATTCGTTTCATGAAAGCGGGAGCCTCGGGCTATCTCACTAAAGAAAGTCCTCCCAGCCAGATTGTGGATGCATTACGCAAAGTGTCCCAGGGCGGGAAATTTATGAGCCCTAGGTTGACAGAAAAAATCGCTTATGAATTCCTGGATCATGAAAAAGCTCCACATGAAACATTATCCGATCGGGAGTTCCAGGTTTTATGTATGATCGCATCTGGAAAAACAGTGACAGGAATCGCGCAGGAGTTGACCCTAAGTGTCAATACCATCAGTACCCACAGAAGTCGCATCCTGAACAAAATGAAAATGAAAAATAACGCGCAACTAACCCATTATGCAATTCAGGCCGGGTTAGTTGAGGACTGA
- a CDS encoding HDOD domain-containing protein, whose translation MKCPKCSSENIKSEGNRSLYSKSITFDFFECGDCGMQFAENPDSQQEESTRSLPSKEELIEKIRQKHKKEDERQEKIENLLNGNPFQPPPLFNALNNLKNKNNPSSEEIADLLGKFPFLGERLLELINGPCFFDQDTFQNFRDLLENWPLEAVAQMVLALEIVDLIQTPESFLVSKNAFWTHGIVSGLAAKSIANFLGEENNQKYFLAGLVLNIGRLILANHFPDATFKAVTLCKNSGSSLFEAEEKVFDFTHAQIGGNLLRKWGFENAITEGVIYHHRPNDLKNPSQSVYILHLSEAIAHDLKLGSSGEKHFPRPDSLAVQSLGLTRSLLENIKGNVTSLTDEAKRLIIA comes from the coding sequence ATGAAATGCCCAAAATGTTCTTCGGAAAATATTAAAAGCGAAGGCAATCGTTCCCTGTATTCGAAATCGATCACCTTCGATTTTTTTGAATGCGGCGATTGTGGAATGCAATTTGCCGAAAACCCTGACAGTCAGCAGGAAGAGTCAACGCGCTCTCTTCCTTCAAAAGAGGAACTGATTGAAAAAATCCGCCAAAAGCATAAAAAAGAAGATGAACGACAGGAGAAAATCGAAAACCTTCTAAACGGAAATCCCTTCCAACCCCCACCCCTTTTCAACGCACTAAACAATCTAAAGAATAAAAATAATCCAAGCAGCGAGGAGATTGCAGATCTCCTTGGAAAATTTCCTTTCCTGGGAGAAAGACTGCTGGAACTGATCAATGGCCCCTGTTTTTTCGACCAGGACACCTTTCAAAACTTTCGAGATCTCCTTGAGAATTGGCCTCTGGAGGCTGTGGCTCAAATGGTTCTTGCTCTTGAAATTGTCGACCTTATTCAAACTCCAGAGTCATTCCTGGTTTCCAAGAACGCCTTTTGGACCCATGGAATTGTTTCCGGCCTTGCCGCGAAATCTATAGCCAATTTTCTAGGAGAGGAAAATAATCAAAAGTATTTTTTGGCGGGGCTGGTGCTTAATATTGGGAGATTAATCCTAGCCAATCATTTCCCGGATGCCACCTTCAAGGCAGTCACTCTATGCAAGAATTCGGGTTCTTCACTTTTTGAGGCGGAGGAAAAGGTGTTTGACTTCACTCACGCGCAAATTGGAGGCAATCTGCTTCGGAAGTGGGGATTCGAAAATGCGATCACAGAGGGAGTGATTTACCACCATCGTCCAAATGATCTGAAAAACCCCTCGCAGTCGGTATATATCCTCCATTTGAGTGAGGCTATTGCTCATGATTTAAAACTGGGTAGTTCTGGAGAAAAACATTTCCCCAGACCCGATTCTCTGGCTGTTCAGTCACTGGGCCTGACCCGATCCCTCCTTGAAAATATTAAAGGCAATGTCACTTCACTGACAGATGAAGCAAAACGCCTGATAATCGCCTGA
- a CDS encoding KpsF/GutQ family sugar-phosphate isomerase: protein MTQTAKKIQQDSPDFKLLEAGRKALEIESQALDDMRKRLDSSFISLVNHLDQLVSQSRNLVITGIGKSGLVGTKIAATFSSIGLPTIFLHAAEASHGDLGVLKQNDTLLMISNSGETEELLKLLPAINRRKCTLIAMTGAPESTLGRRAQLVLDVSVQEEACSLNLVPTASTTATMAMGDALAMALLAKRGFRPEDFAQFHPGGSLGRKLLTTVEDLMHSGNEIPTVPADAGFFCVLDEMSSKRLGATLVTDTNRQILGIITDGDIRRLIEKKTDTTQLKASGFMKPSPRHIDKNELAAKALQKMEEHQITSLVVSPDGINLDGFLHLHDLLKAGL from the coding sequence ATGACCCAAACTGCTAAAAAGATCCAACAGGATTCGCCCGACTTCAAGCTTCTGGAAGCTGGACGTAAAGCGCTCGAAATAGAAAGCCAGGCTCTGGACGATATGAGGAAGAGGTTGGATTCTTCATTTATCAGTCTTGTCAATCATTTGGATCAACTCGTCAGCCAATCCAGGAATCTGGTCATAACAGGAATCGGGAAATCTGGATTGGTTGGCACCAAGATTGCCGCCACATTTTCCAGTATTGGCTTGCCCACTATTTTTCTTCATGCAGCAGAAGCAAGCCATGGCGATCTGGGGGTTTTAAAACAAAATGACACGTTGCTGATGATTTCGAACAGTGGGGAAACGGAAGAGCTGTTAAAGTTGTTACCCGCGATCAACCGGAGGAAATGCACATTAATCGCTATGACTGGAGCTCCGGAATCAACTCTTGGGCGGCGTGCGCAATTGGTCCTTGATGTGAGTGTTCAGGAAGAAGCCTGTTCTCTCAATCTAGTTCCCACCGCTAGCACAACCGCCACCATGGCCATGGGAGATGCCCTCGCCATGGCCCTATTGGCGAAAAGAGGGTTTCGTCCGGAGGATTTTGCGCAATTCCATCCCGGTGGGAGCCTGGGGCGCAAACTATTAACAACCGTTGAAGATCTGATGCACAGTGGTAACGAAATACCAACAGTCCCCGCAGATGCAGGGTTTTTTTGCGTGCTTGATGAGATGAGCTCCAAACGGCTGGGTGCCACTCTCGTCACCGATACCAACAGGCAGATTCTTGGAATAATCACCGATGGAGATATTCGTCGTTTGATTGAGAAGAAAACAGACACGACCCAACTCAAGGCGTCAGGATTCATGAAACCTTCTCCCCGACACATTGATAAAAACGAACTCGCAGCAAAAGCCTTGCAAAAAATGGAAGAGCATCAAATCACAAGCCTGGTTGTTTCACCAGATGGAATCAACCTGGATGGATTTCTACACCTTCATGACCTTTTAAAAGCAGGTTTATAA
- the alaS gene encoding alanine--tRNA ligase — translation MTGEEIRKKFIKYFGDREHSIIPSAPLVPQNDPTLMFTNAGMVQFKNIFLGQEKPPHPRAVTVQKCVRAGGKHNDLEMVGRTARHHTFFEMLGNFSFGDYFKEEAIAFAWEFLTKEIGLPENRLYASVYEEDDDAYKIWETSMGLPQERIYRMGEEDNFWSMGPTGPCGPCSEIYIDQGEALGCGKPECSVGCECDRYLEIWNLVFMQYDRDAAGKLSPLPKPCIDTGMGLERLTAVVQNQPSNYDCDLMMGIITSIAKVTGTPYDPKLESGVSQRVIADHARSAAFLISDGVLPSNEGRGYVLRRIMRRALRHGRLLGMEKPFFYKITDQVVTDFKPAYPDLDNNRSFIQKVVRHEEEGFINTLTYGTRMLDDILDKMKKNNQTTIPGEEVFKLYDTYGFPVDLVEETAKDTGTRLDMVGFNKAMKEQKTKAMASWKGSGEKTISPVYNQILEENGPTRFLGYENIQDEGRVIAILSDGKETGQLSAGEEGQLLFDQTPFYGESGGQVGDSGRATNEGLIVEILDSKKPVSKLIAHEVKVKQGNVRLGDILHLEVDKERRSNTMFNHTATHLLHAALKETLGNHIKQAGSLVAPDKLRFDFTHFTPLSPQERFRLEDLVNEKIRNNIPVQKDEMDIEQAIEEGAVALFGEKYGDRVRVVDVPGFSKELCGGTHVNATGEIGFFRIVQETGVASGVRRIEAVTGPISFQRIQKEFQDITSIRSMLKAPPDEEVARLEKLLIKQKEMEKEIASLKEKLVSGKSSGGSILDGVQKIGDVSLLVKKLESVDTKTLRGFIDNAKEQIKSGVVVAGGVDKGKVILAAGVTKDLTGSHHAGNILKNISAIVGGSGGGRPDMAQAGGTLPEKLDEALNAVKGLL, via the coding sequence ATGACTGGCGAAGAAATAAGAAAAAAATTCATTAAATATTTTGGAGATCGAGAGCATTCCATCATTCCGAGTGCCCCTCTTGTACCCCAAAATGATCCCACCCTGATGTTCACCAACGCAGGAATGGTTCAATTCAAAAATATTTTTCTTGGCCAGGAAAAACCGCCTCACCCTCGAGCGGTAACAGTACAAAAGTGCGTTCGCGCAGGAGGCAAGCACAACGACCTCGAAATGGTAGGCCGGACCGCCCGCCACCACACCTTCTTTGAAATGCTGGGCAACTTTTCCTTCGGGGACTATTTCAAAGAAGAAGCGATTGCCTTCGCCTGGGAATTCTTAACCAAAGAAATTGGCCTTCCTGAAAACCGCCTCTACGCTTCTGTTTATGAAGAGGACGACGATGCGTACAAGATATGGGAAACATCAATGGGTCTTCCTCAGGAACGAATCTACCGTATGGGAGAAGAGGATAACTTCTGGTCTATGGGGCCAACCGGCCCTTGCGGTCCCTGCTCTGAAATTTATATCGACCAGGGAGAAGCTTTGGGCTGTGGCAAACCGGAATGTTCTGTCGGTTGTGAATGCGATCGTTACCTTGAAATCTGGAACCTCGTGTTTATGCAATACGACCGAGACGCGGCAGGGAAGCTTTCGCCCCTTCCCAAACCCTGTATCGACACCGGTATGGGGCTCGAACGGTTAACTGCTGTCGTCCAAAATCAGCCAAGTAATTACGACTGTGACTTGATGATGGGAATTATCACATCCATTGCAAAAGTCACCGGCACACCTTATGACCCTAAACTGGAAAGCGGCGTCTCACAGCGGGTGATTGCGGATCATGCGCGATCTGCAGCTTTCCTGATTTCGGACGGTGTTCTACCGTCCAATGAAGGGCGCGGTTATGTTCTTAGAAGAATCATGAGGAGAGCCTTGAGGCATGGTCGGCTGCTGGGAATGGAAAAGCCTTTCTTTTATAAAATTACGGACCAGGTTGTCACGGATTTCAAACCCGCTTATCCCGACCTGGACAACAACAGGAGTTTCATCCAGAAAGTGGTACGCCATGAAGAAGAGGGCTTTATCAACACCCTCACCTACGGCACACGGATGCTCGACGATATCCTGGACAAAATGAAAAAGAACAACCAGACTACCATTCCGGGAGAAGAAGTTTTCAAACTTTATGACACGTATGGTTTCCCAGTGGATCTGGTCGAAGAAACAGCAAAAGATACCGGGACTCGGCTCGACATGGTAGGGTTTAACAAAGCCATGAAGGAACAGAAAACCAAGGCCATGGCTTCCTGGAAAGGCTCCGGTGAAAAAACAATCTCTCCTGTATACAATCAGATTCTTGAGGAGAACGGGCCAACACGATTTCTTGGCTATGAAAACATTCAGGATGAAGGACGAGTGATCGCGATTCTTTCTGATGGCAAAGAAACCGGTCAACTCTCCGCCGGTGAAGAGGGACAACTTTTGTTTGACCAAACTCCTTTTTATGGAGAATCAGGTGGACAAGTGGGAGACAGTGGACGCGCGACTAATGAAGGCCTGATAGTAGAAATACTTGATTCTAAAAAACCTGTTTCGAAGTTAATTGCCCATGAAGTCAAAGTTAAACAGGGCAATGTGAGGTTGGGTGATATTTTGCACCTTGAAGTCGATAAGGAAAGGCGTTCGAACACCATGTTCAATCATACAGCCACCCACCTATTGCATGCAGCCCTGAAGGAAACGCTTGGCAACCATATCAAGCAGGCCGGATCATTGGTCGCTCCAGACAAACTCCGTTTCGATTTCACTCATTTTACTCCCTTAAGTCCTCAGGAAAGGTTTCGTCTTGAAGACCTGGTCAATGAAAAAATTCGAAATAATATACCTGTTCAAAAAGATGAAATGGATATTGAACAAGCCATAGAAGAAGGTGCCGTCGCCCTATTCGGAGAAAAGTATGGTGATCGTGTTCGTGTGGTGGATGTTCCCGGTTTCAGCAAAGAATTGTGTGGCGGCACACATGTCAACGCTACCGGCGAAATCGGTTTTTTTCGCATCGTACAGGAAACAGGGGTCGCTTCCGGTGTCCGCAGAATCGAGGCAGTAACAGGACCGATTTCCTTTCAACGTATCCAGAAAGAATTTCAGGATATAACCTCTATTCGGTCCATGCTTAAAGCCCCCCCTGATGAAGAAGTCGCACGACTGGAGAAACTTTTAATTAAGCAAAAGGAAATGGAAAAGGAAATCGCCTCCCTGAAAGAAAAGCTGGTGAGCGGTAAAAGCTCAGGTGGCAGTATTCTGGATGGAGTCCAGAAAATTGGAGACGTTTCCCTTCTTGTAAAAAAACTTGAAAGCGTTGACACCAAAACCCTGCGGGGATTCATAGACAATGCTAAAGAACAGATAAAATCAGGTGTCGTTGTAGCCGGAGGCGTTGACAAGGGCAAGGTCATATTGGCCGCAGGCGTAACCAAAGATCTCACGGGCTCCCATCATGCGGGAAATATTTTAAAGAATATCTCAGCCATTGTTGGGGGAAGCGGTGGGGGTCGGCCGGATATGGCACAAGCGGGCGGCACGCTGCCGGAGAAACTTGATGAAGCACTAAACGCGGTCAAGGGCTTACTCTGA